TAGGCTTGAAATAGATTCTCTCTAAAACCAATTTTTAGTTGTTTTACCCATTTTATATTTTCTTCAAAAGATTGCTGAATTTTAAATGACTCATTATAAATCATAATTCTTTGAAGTTTTGTTCTTGCATAATTTATAACTCTTTGTGAGTATTTATAAGCTCTTGCTCCATCGCCTTGAGCTATTCCAATAGTTATGTTTATATCAATTTCATCTTCATCAATAAGTAATGACTCTTTTTCGATTTTATCTGCAAATATTTTACAAATATCGTAAAATTCATTTATATCTTTATTATTTTGTTTTGCGACAATTGCAAATTTATCAGCTTCAATTCTATATACAAAATACTCTTCATTACTAAAATAGCTTTTTAGTTTGTTTGCTAATTCATATAAAATTGTATCACCAATTTTTTCACCAAAAAGGTCATTAACTGTAGAAAATTCATCGATATCAAGAAGAGCCATTAAATCAATACTATTTTCATCTAAATCTTTTTTTAATTTATTTCTATTTGGTAAGTTTGTAAGTTTATCAGTGTATAAATCTTTTAATTCGTGGTAAACAAGAGATTGAGACATAACTTGTAAAAGTTTTGCTATATCAATAGGTTTTAATACGTATTTATCAACACCAATGTCAATTGCTTCTAGTAAATACTCTTTATTTGAAAATGCAGTTGCCACAATAATAGGGATATTCATATTTATTTTTTTTATCTCTTTTACCATGTCTAAACCGTTTAAAATAGGCATATTAACATCAGTAATAATTAAATCAATTTCATTTTCATATTTTTTAAAAAGTTCTAAACCCTCTTGTCCATTTTGTGCAACATATTGCTTTTTGGTAAAGCCTTTTAATATTTGATGTGTAACTTCTCTTAAGTCTTTTTCATCTTCAGCATATAAAATTGTTATATTTTTCAGTATTGAAATATTATTTATCATTATTAAGACTCTCTCCAAAATTATTAAGATATAATATCATAAATTAACATAATATCTAAATAATAAAAAAAGTAAGAATTAAACTATTCGGGTCTGCTAGGAGTATTTTTGTCTAAAATCAAGTGTAATCATTGTCATTTAGAGTTTGAAGAAAATATAATGATTAAGGAGGAAAATTTAAACTTTTGTTGTAAAGGATGTCAAGGAGTTTACCATCTTTTAAAGAGTGATGGTTTGGATTCTTTTTATGATAAATTAGGTAATAAAACTTTAACTCCACCTATAAAGTTGGATAGTGATGATATTACAAAATTTGATTCAGAAAATTTCTTGGAAAACTATGTAAGTAAAACAAAAGATGGTTTTTCTCAAATTGATTTAATTATTGAAGGAATTCATTGTGCTGCTTGTGTTTGGCTAAATGAAAAAGTTCTTCATGATACAAAAGGAATAGTTGAAGCTAATATCAATTTCACAACAAATAAAGCGAGAATTATTTGGGATGAAGAGAAACTAAAACTCTCTGAAATTATTCTAAAAATCAGATCAATTGGTTATAACGCTTATGCTTATGAATCAAGTGTTGCAGATGCTCAAGCCTCAAAAGCTAAAAGAGAATATTTTATTCGTATGATGGTTGCTGTTGTTTGTAGTATGAATATTATGATGCTAAGTGTTGCAAAATATACTGGATTTTTTACTGGAATTTCAAAAGAAGTAAAGGATATGATTCATATTGGAGAGTTTATTCTTTCAACTCCTGTTCTATTTTATAGTGGATGGATTTTTTATAAAGGTGCATATTTTGGTCTAAAAAATCGTATGTTAAATATGGATTTTTTAGTTGCATTTGGTGCTACATCAACCTACATTTATTCGTTATTTATTCTTTTTGGAGCAAAAGGAGAAAGTTATTTTGATTCTGTTTCAATGATAATTACCTTTGTTTTAGTTGGAAAATATTTAGAAGTAATAGGTAAAAAATCAGCTATCGATACTTTAGACAAAATCAAATCAAGTTTGCCTTTGGAAGCTGTTGTTGTAAAAGATAATGAAAAAAAAGTAATAGCTTTAAATAGTATAAATATTGGTGATATTGTTGAGATAAAACCTGGAGAAAAAGTTCCTGTTGATGGAAAAATAATTTCAGGAAATGGTTCATTTGATGAATCAACTCTAACAGGAGAATCTATTCCTATTTACAAAAAAGTAAAAGATTTTGTTTATAGTGGAACTATAAATTTAGATTCATTAATACAATTTGAAGTAACAAAAAGTTTTAAAAATTCAACTTTTTCATCAATTGTTGCTTTACTTGAAGATTCTTTAAATTCAAAACCAACTATTCAAACAAAAGCAGCAGAAATTTCAAAAGGCTTTAGTGTAACTATTTTAAGTCTTGCTTTAATGACTTTTTTAGTTTGGTATTTCTTTGGAATAGATTTAGGTTTTGATTATGAAGGAACAACACAATTTGAAAAATCATTTATTGTTGCTGTTTCTGTTGTAGTAATTGCTTGTCCTTGTGCTTTAGCACTTGCAACTCCAATGGCAAGTTTGATAGGAATTTCAGAACTTGCAAAAAAAGGTTTACTTTTTAAAGAAGCGAAATTTATTGAAACAATGGCAGTTGCTTCAACTGTTGTTTTTGATAAAACAGGAACTTTAACTAAAGGTGAATTAAATGTAACAAAAGCTCGAATTATGGATGATAATATTCATAAAATGCATCTACTTTACTCTTTGTTAGATGCTTCAACTCATCCAGTTAGTGTTTCAATTAAAAAATATTTAGAAACAAAATATAACTTAGATATTAAAAAACTTGAAAATGTAAAAAATATTGAAGCAAAAGGAATGAGTGCAACTTATAAAAATATTGAAGGTAAAGAGTTTGAGTTAATTGGTGGAAATGTTGACCTTTTAAGACAATTTGGGATTTTTTATAAATTTGATTCATCAAAAACAGTTTATCTGTTTGCAATAAATAAAAAAGTAATAGCAACTTTTGAACTTGAAGATAAAATAAAAGATGATGCACAAGAATTAATAACTTATTTACAAAATAAAAATATTGAAGTTGTAATGTTAACAGGGGATAATGAACAAGTAGCTTCAAAAATAGCAAATGAGTTAAATATAAAAAAATATTTCTCTTCTCAAACGCCAATTTCAAAAGCGAATTATATAAAAGAGTTAAAAAAAGAGAATAAAATTGTTGTTATGGTTGGTGATGGAGTAAATGATAGTGTTGCTTTAACAAGTGCAGATGTTGCAGTTGCTATGGGAAGTTCTGCTGATATTTCATTGGCAGTTTCTGATATAGTTTTATTAAATTCAACATTAAAATCTTTACAAGAAGCTTTTATAATCTCAAATAAAACATATAAATATATTAAACAAAATCTATCTTTATCAATAATTTATAACATGGTTACAATACCTTTAGCTATGGCTGGTTTTGTTATTCCATTAGTTGCTGCTCTTTCAATGAGTTTGAGTTCATTGATGGTTGTATTAAATTCACTTAGAATAAAGATGAAATAGGAGTTTTTAAATGATAAATGATACGCTTTTTTTTATGTTAATAGTTGGAATTATAATCTCAGCGGGGTTATTACTTCTTTTTGTTTGGGCCGCAAAAACTGGTCAATTTGATGATGCAAATAAAATGTTAAATAATCCTTTATATGATAGTATTGAAGATTTAAATGATGCTATCAAAAAAGAAAAAAATTTAAAAGAAGCAAAAGAATCAAAACTTGAAAGTGAAAATAAGAAAGAGGAAGGAAAAGAAGAAT
The genomic region above belongs to Arcobacter ellisii and contains:
- a CDS encoding EAL domain-containing response regulator, which produces MINNISILKNITILYAEDEKDLREVTHQILKGFTKKQYVAQNGQEGLELFKKYENEIDLIITDVNMPILNGLDMVKEIKKINMNIPIIVATAFSNKEYLLEAIDIGVDKYVLKPIDIAKLLQVMSQSLVYHELKDLYTDKLTNLPNRNKLKKDLDENSIDLMALLDIDEFSTVNDLFGEKIGDTILYELANKLKSYFSNEEYFVYRIEADKFAIVAKQNNKDINEFYDICKIFADKIEKESLLIDEDEIDINITIGIAQGDGARAYKYSQRVINYARTKLQRIMIYNESFKIQQSFEENIKWVKQLKIGFRENLFQAYFQPIVDTQTKEVHKYEALIRYVTKEGVEIAPYNFINVAKKTKLYPNIIKIVIQDSFKLIKNKNKRVSVNISFDDIANSETTSFIYEILEQNREYTQFLEFEILESEEISDFNEVSKFISEIKKFDCIVGVDDFGAGYSNFNLLTLLDIDFVKIDGSLIERINTSKDLEIIVNTIANFSKEFKVKTVAEYVSNEDIYNKIKELNIDYCQGYYFEKPISYDSIK
- the ccoS gene encoding cbb3-type cytochrome oxidase assembly protein CcoS, with amino-acid sequence MINDTLFFMLIVGIIISAGLLLLFVWAAKTGQFDDANKMLNNPLYDSIEDLNDAIKKEKNLKEAKESKLESENKKEEGKEE
- a CDS encoding heavy metal translocating P-type ATPase; amino-acid sequence: MSKIKCNHCHLEFEENIMIKEENLNFCCKGCQGVYHLLKSDGLDSFYDKLGNKTLTPPIKLDSDDITKFDSENFLENYVSKTKDGFSQIDLIIEGIHCAACVWLNEKVLHDTKGIVEANINFTTNKARIIWDEEKLKLSEIILKIRSIGYNAYAYESSVADAQASKAKREYFIRMMVAVVCSMNIMMLSVAKYTGFFTGISKEVKDMIHIGEFILSTPVLFYSGWIFYKGAYFGLKNRMLNMDFLVAFGATSTYIYSLFILFGAKGESYFDSVSMIITFVLVGKYLEVIGKKSAIDTLDKIKSSLPLEAVVVKDNEKKVIALNSINIGDIVEIKPGEKVPVDGKIISGNGSFDESTLTGESIPIYKKVKDFVYSGTINLDSLIQFEVTKSFKNSTFSSIVALLEDSLNSKPTIQTKAAEISKGFSVTILSLALMTFLVWYFFGIDLGFDYEGTTQFEKSFIVAVSVVVIACPCALALATPMASLIGISELAKKGLLFKEAKFIETMAVASTVVFDKTGTLTKGELNVTKARIMDDNIHKMHLLYSLLDASTHPVSVSIKKYLETKYNLDIKKLENVKNIEAKGMSATYKNIEGKEFELIGGNVDLLRQFGIFYKFDSSKTVYLFAINKKVIATFELEDKIKDDAQELITYLQNKNIEVVMLTGDNEQVASKIANELNIKKYFSSQTPISKANYIKELKKENKIVVMVGDGVNDSVALTSADVAVAMGSSADISLAVSDIVLLNSTLKSLQEAFIISNKTYKYIKQNLSLSIIYNMVTIPLAMAGFVIPLVAALSMSLSSLMVVLNSLRIKMK